Proteins from one Parasteatoda tepidariorum isolate YZ-2023 chromosome 4, CAS_Ptep_4.0, whole genome shotgun sequence genomic window:
- the LOC107439638 gene encoding biorientation of chromosomes in cell division protein 1-like 1 — translation MENQRFVPGDPILIENIVSYLKAKGLFDEFRHECLADVDTKSSYQNMSQRVDGYTSKFLVGQTWNPDMNKNELRNKLRKNIDESGMLGLGSDHVVEQVINPKIGQLFLPKIIEVVHQYVKEENEKLNKRLQINDISSSSENNDGISVKTKTPVLDPIADILSFTCSKPKSNPQSTIQKSETVHRKAAEVSQRIDKKKEDANFSAKSTEILPKPEKKEEENAQLVKNIEVSVKSEQVSEDNVLDSSEVSEKVSEDIEVKLEVVESTDSDETGLKPATDLKETKLKKDLKPEEMDSPGDTAKKPLKDDVKVEKKKLEDTKPIEGINTCEDNKTNNITSKSISHNKPKHEPEKSKKLKIHSSQKHPSSSSDLRKPKIKETSETKLQSDKHSKSASSKLSKPSKESSSFSKGTSSKPVKKEKSEVDSIKIKSSDSQSSKSSIKKSSSKPSSSKTELTKSKSSDKPDKEKHSKVQISKPKESSTNVDKGNKVVHQSSSSYDSSQSSDFDKSQQITNEDQKKQKHYSKHNKRDSSAENSSAKDTKKSSDLKRSFKKTDQTAVKKHKNENSSKLSFKDKLKEDMVLHNSAKTISRSNSLSGSTSSSMSKDTQSDDASESSSKQSEKKKKSEKERCSTPQNIPRPPPPPPPSSDLVVTETTSSSQDDTTQEESGTLSSEDESFSEGESSDEGSSDSDDSDSHTQASDHNSVVEPADLSEIYDSFLYSSSSSDFEGFCSSPERNKEGSSDLSVSSVHTSDLSSYEDEVSVEDLSSEDGSEPGDQKVKKKLTVKEAQELLRSKEAKKSSDSIKDVPYEGTLMKEKSSEISLPASTSILSSEEENSPRQEPRRELRRERKLNPKYASNEYTSIFNSKRTSFITKQMNLSPQKSPSSSSSASSNKVAEVKSKEKSVASKNSAATETNPDIATSNDIPSSAPNETNNKTVKKVDKKRAFEAESVDDSSCNENNLESSSLNKLSPNIKNPSMKTIENKIAKDLNPNGMKRKFDGSDKTENKRLCIRNSIDKDNSNENKTFNNQNIKKSVLSSNNLHKQKANGDVLKKVDHMRKSSQS, via the exons GTCTGGAATGTTAGGTCTTGGATCTGACCATGTTGTTGAGCAAGTAATAAATCCAAAAATCGGCcagttatttttaccaaaaataatcGAGGTTGTTCATCAATATGTAaaggaagaaaatgaaaaattgaataaaagactACAAATCAATgatatttcttcttcttcagaaAATAATGATGGAATATCAGTCAAGACAAAAACTCCAGTACTTG aCCCTATTGctgatattctttcttttacttGTTCTAAACCAAAATCCAATCCTCAAAGTACTATCCAAAAATCTGAAACTGTTCACAGGAAAGCAGCAGAGGTATCTCAAAGAATTGATAAGAAAAAGGAAGATGCCAATTTTTCTGCTAAGTCAACTGAAATCTTACCTAAAcctgaaaagaaagaagaagaaaatgctCAACTAGTGAAAAATATAGAAGTTTCTGTTAAAAGTGAACAAGTCTCAGAAGACAATGTCTTAGATTCCTCAGAGGTATCAGAAAAAGTATCTGAAGATATTGAAGTGAAACTTGAAGTAGTTGAATCAACAGACAGTGATGAAACAGGATTAAAACCTGCAACTGatttaaaggaaacaaaattaaaaaaggatcTTAAACCTGAAGAAATGGATTCACCAGGTGATACTGCTAAGAAACCTCTTAAAGATGATGTCAaggtagaaaaaaagaaattggaagACACAAAACCGATTGAGGGCATAAATACCTGTGAAGataataaaactaacaatataACTTCCAAATCTATCAGTCATAATAAACCAAAGCACGAACCAGAAAAAtccaagaaattaaaaatacattcttctCAAAAACATCCTAGTTCTTCCTCTGATCTACGTAAACCAAAGATTAAAGAAACTTCTGAAACTAAACTACAGTCTGATAAGCATTCCAAGAGCGCTTCATCAAAATTATCCAAACCCTCAAAAGAGTCTAGTTCCTTTTCTAAGGGTACTTCATCAAAACCtgttaaaaaagagaaatctgAAGTTGACagcattaaaataaagtctTCTGATTCTCAATCAAGTAAATCTTCTATAAAGAAATCTTCTTCGAAACCAAGCTCATCAAAGACTGAACTAACTAAAAGCAAATCATCTGATAAACCTGATAAGGAAAAACATTCCAAGGTGcaaatttcaaaaccaaaagAATCATCCACTAATGTTGATAAAGGAAATAAAGTTGTGCATCAGTCTTCTTCTTCCTATGATTCATCTCAAAGTAGTGACTTCGATAAAAGTCAGCAAATAACCAATGAGGATCagaaaaaacagaaacattACAGTAAACACAATAAGCGGGATAGCTCTGCTGAAAATTCCAGTGCAAAAGATACCAAGAAATCGTCCGACTTGAAACGGTCGTTCAAAAAAACTGATCAAACTGCtgttaaaaagcataaaaatgaaaattcatcaaaattatcttttaaagataaattgaaaGAAGATATGGTTCTGCATAATTCTGCCAAAACTATTTCTCGTTCTAATAGTTTATCTGGGTCTACGTCTTCCTCTATGAGTAAAGATACCCAATCCGATGATGCTAGTGAAAGTTCTTCAAAACAgtcagagaaaaagaaaaagtctgAAAAAGAGCGATGCTCGACTCCACAAAACATACCCCGTCCACCCCCACCTCCACCACCTTCATCTGATTTAGTTGTTACGGAAACAACGTCGTCATCACAAGACGATACAACACAAGAAGAGTCTGGTACACTATCATCAGAAGATGAGAGTTTTTCTGAAGGAGAGAGTAGTGATGAAGGCAGCagtgattctgatgattctgaTTCTCACACACAAGCATCAGACCACAATAGTGTAGTAGAGCCTGCTGATTTAAGCGAGATTTACGATAGTTTCTTGTACTCATCATCCTCATCAGACTTTGAAGGATTTTGCTCATCTCCCGAAAGAAATAAAGAAGGATCGTCTGATCTTAGTGTGAGCTCTGTGCATACGAGTGATCTGTCGTCATATGAGGATGAAGTCAGTGTTGAGGATCTCTCTAGTGAAGATGGGTCCGAGCCAGGTGATCAGAAAGTCAAGAAAAAGCTCACAGTAAAAGAAG cacaAGAACTCTTAAGAAGTAAAGAAGCTAAGAAAAGTTCAGATTCTATCAag GATGTTCCTTACGAAGGCACactaatgaaagaaaaatcatcCGAAATATCTTTGCCTGCGTCCACATCTATTTTATCAT CTGAAGAAGAAAATTCCCCTCGCCAGGAACCGAGACGAGAATTGAGAAGGGAACGCAAGCTGAATCCAAAATATGCATCAAATGAGTACACatcaattttcaattctaaaagaaCATCATTCATCACAAAGCAAATGAATTTGAGTCCACAGAAATCACCATCGAGTTCTTCTTCAGCTAGCTCTAATAAAGTGGCGGAAGTCAAATCAAAGGAAAAATCTGTTGCTAGTAAAAATTCTGCAGCAACTGAAACAAATCCTGATATTGCTACTTCAAATGACATCCCTTCTTCAGCACCAAATGAAACGAACAATAAGACTGTGAAAAAAGTCGACAAGAAACGTGCATTTGAAGCTGAATCTGTTGATGATTCAAGTTGTAACGAAAACAATTTAGAAAGCAGTTCTCTTAATAAACTTTcaccaaatattaaaaatccatCCATGAAAACCATCGAAAACAAAATTGCTAAAGACTTGAATCCAAATGGTATGAAACGTAAATTTGATGGCTCTGATAAAACCGAAAATAAAAGATTGTGTATCCGCAATTCAATTGACAAAgataattcaaatgaaaataaaacattcaataatcaaaacattaaaaaatcagttcTTTCTAGTAATAATCTTCATAAACAGAAAGCTAATGGAGATGTGTTAAAAAAAGTGGACCACATGAGAAAAAGCTCTCAGTCTTAA